One Manihot esculenta cultivar AM560-2 chromosome 6, M.esculenta_v8, whole genome shotgun sequence DNA segment encodes these proteins:
- the LOC110617184 gene encoding G-type lectin S-receptor-like serine/threonine-protein kinase At1g11410 isoform X1, producing MDSQKLFLQTFLLVLSFTFSSSLDTITVNQPIEDGNLLISNENKFALGFFSPRNSKYRYLGIWYHNVPQQTVVWVANRNHPINGSSGILSVDKLGNLILYSNHNQKVPVWYTSVSVEVRGTCVAQLLDSGNLILIQVSSKKVIWQSFDHPTDTVLPGMKLGVNQNTGMFWFLTSWRSPEDPGIGNFSVKVNTIGTPQFFLYRGTVYYWRTTMWPMTSYGDVWTYSVINNQDEIYMAYTLTDASIIFRIVLDYSGVIKKLVWHEKIGKWKEFWSVPSSVCDIYGHCGTYGICYPNFVGKFECDCLPGYEPNSLRDWNILRDASGGCIRKQQDSSSICGHREGFIKVAHVKLPDTSAAVWEGTNMSPMDCEKECRRNCSCSAYASIDIAGEGTGCLRWYGELMDTVNNMKDGYDINVRVGALELEIAQKSSGFPDGEDTLAVLIVFAISAWFIIIFFACLWLKKKKKIKGARNQWNERLLDAIGDACYKNTLLRNDVEGSMNPSAIAFFNLHTMLVATNNFSQANKLGEGGFGLVYKGELSNGQEIAVKRLSKNSDKGIEEFKTELMLIAKLQHKNLVKLLGCCIQGEEVMLVYEYLPNKSLDLFLFDATKSVVLDWRKRFDVIVGIARGILYLHQDSRLSIVHRDLKTSNILLDAEMNPKISDFGLARIFKSDQIQDKTERIVGTFGYMSPEYVVFGKFSAKSDIFSFGIILFEIITGRKNNSYCQESSSLSMIGHIWHSWRENRALEIVDSSIRESCPFDKVLRCIQIGLLCVQENVTDRPMMSTIILMLNCEITLPSPKQPAFNFRKS from the exons ATGGATTCGCAAAAGTTATTTTTGCAAACTTTTCTTCTAGTCCTCAGTTTCACATTTTCTTCTTCCCTAGACACCATAACTGTAAACCAACCAATTGAAGATGGGAACCTATTAATCTCTAATGAAAATAAGTTTGCTTTAGGATTTTTTAGCCCCAGAAATTCCAAGTATAGATATCTTGGTATCTGGTACCACAATGTCCCACAGCAAACTGTTGTTTGGGTAGCAAATAGGAATCATCCAATCAATGGTTCTTCAGGAATTCTATCAGTTGATAAGCTTGGGAATCTCATTCTTTATAGCAATCATAACCAGAAAGTTCCAGTATGGTATACAAGCGTCTCAGTTGAAGTGAGAGGAACTTGTGTAGCTCAGCTTCTAGATTCAGGAAACTTGATTTTGATCCAAGTAAGTAGTAAAAAAGTTATATGGCAAAGCTTTGATCATCCAACAGACACTGTGCTACCAGGAATGAAATTGGGTGTGAATCAAAATACAGGTATGTTCTGGTTTTTAACATCTTGGAGATCACCAGAAGACCCTGGAATTGGAAACTTCTCAGTTAAGGTAAACACGATAGGAACACCACAATTCTTTCTTTACAGGGGTACAGTCTATTATTGGCGAACCACTATGTGGCCAATGACATCTTATGGAGATGTGTGGACCTATAGCGTTATCAACAATCAAGATGAGATTTACATGGCTTACACTCTAACTGATGCTTCTATTATCTTCAGAATAGTATTGGACTATTCAGGAGTTATCAAGAAACTAGTATGGCACGAAAAGATTGGAAAATGGAAGGAATTCTGGTCTGTACCTAGTTCTGTGTGTGATATATATGGACATTGTGGTACCTATGGAATATGTTATCCTAATTTTGTTGGAAAATTTGAGTGTGATTGTTTACCAGGGTATGAACCCAACTCCCTGAGGGACTGGAATATTCTAAGAGATGCATCTGGTGGGTGTATCAGGAAACAACAAGATTCTTCCTCAATATGTGGCCATAGGGAAGGATTTATCAAAGTGGCGCATGTTAAACTACCTGATACTTCAGCAGCAGTTTGGGAGGGCACGAATATGAGTCCTATGGACTGTGAAAAAGAATGCAGGAGGAATTGTTCGTGTTCAGCGTATGCGAGCATAGATATTGCTGGGGAAGGGACTGGTTGCTTAAGATGGTATGGCGAATTAATGGACACTGTAAATAATATGAAAGATGGATATGATATTAATGTTCGTGTAGGTGCACTTGAATTAG AGATTGCGCAAAAATCAAGTGGTTTTCCAGATGGCGAGGATACATTGgctgttttaattgtttttgctATTTCAGCTTGGTTTATCATcattttctttgcatgtttatggctaaagaagaagaagaagataaaagGGG CGAGGAACCAATGGAATGAAAGATTGCTTGATGCAATTGGTGATGCATGCTACAAGAATACCTTGTTGAGAAATGACGTTGAAGGTAGCATGAATCCTTCGGCCATTGCATTTTTTAATCTCCATACAATGCTTGTTGCAACCAACAACTTTTCTCAAGCTAATAAACTTGGAGAAGGTGGTTTTGGCTTGGTTTATAAG gGAGAACTCTCTAATGGACAAGAGATCGCTGTAAAAAGGCTATCCAAAAATTCAGATAAAGGAATAGAAGAATTTAAAACTGAGCTTATGTTgattgcaaagcttcaacataagAATTTGGTGAAACTCCTAGGATGTTGCATTCAAGGAGAAGAAGTGATGCTAGTTTATGAATACTTGCCAAACAAAAGTTTGGACTTGTTTCTTTTTG aTGCAACTAAAAGTGTTGTCCTAGATTGGAGAAAACGCTTTGATGTTATTGTTGGAATTGCTCGTGGGATCTTATACCTTCACCAAGATTCCAGGCTGAGTATTGTTCACAGAGACTTAAAAACTAGTAACATTCTATTGGATGCGGAAATGAATccaaaaatttcagattttggcCTAGCTCGAATATTCAAAAGTGACCAAATTCAGGATAAGACAGAAAGAATCGTTGGAACATT TGGTTATATGTCACCAGAATATGTGGTATTTGGAAAGTTTTCAGCAAAGTCTGACATCTTTAGTTTTGGGATCATATTATTTGAGATCATTACAGGGAGGAAAAATAATAGCTATTGCCAAGAGAGTTCTTCCCTAAGCATGATTGGACAT ATATGGCATTCATGGAGAGAAAATAGAGCATTGGAGATAGTGGATTCCTCTATAAGGGAGTCATGTCCTTTTGATAAAGTATTGAGATGCATTCAAATTGGACTCCTATGTGTGCAAGAAAATGTAACAGACAGACCAATGATGTCGACTATCATTTTAATGTTGAATTGTGAAATTACTCTTCCTTCTCCAAAACAACCTGCATTCAATTTTAGGAAGTCATGA
- the LOC110617184 gene encoding G-type lectin S-receptor-like serine/threonine-protein kinase At1g11410 isoform X2: protein MDSQKLFLQTFLLVLSFTFSSSLDTITVNQPIEDGNLLISNENKFALGFFSPRNSKYRYLGIWYHNVPQQTVVWVANRNHPINGSSGILSVDKLGNLILYSNHNQKVPVWYTSVSVEVRGTCVAQLLDSGNLILIQVSSKKVIWQSFDHPTDTVLPGMKLGVNQNTGMFWFLTSWRSPEDPGIGNFSVKVNTIGTPQFFLYRGTVYYWRTTMWPMTSYGDVWTYSVINNQDEIYMAYTLTDASIIFRIVLDYSGVIKKLVWHEKIGKWKEFWKQQDSSSICGHREGFIKVAHVKLPDTSAAVWEGTNMSPMDCEKECRRNCSCSAYASIDIAGEGTGCLRWYGELMDTVNNMKDGYDINVRVGALELEIAQKSSGFPDGEDTLAVLIVFAISAWFIIIFFACLWLKKKKKIKGARNQWNERLLDAIGDACYKNTLLRNDVEGSMNPSAIAFFNLHTMLVATNNFSQANKLGEGGFGLVYKGELSNGQEIAVKRLSKNSDKGIEEFKTELMLIAKLQHKNLVKLLGCCIQGEEVMLVYEYLPNKSLDLFLFDATKSVVLDWRKRFDVIVGIARGILYLHQDSRLSIVHRDLKTSNILLDAEMNPKISDFGLARIFKSDQIQDKTERIVGTFGYMSPEYVVFGKFSAKSDIFSFGIILFEIITGRKNNSYCQESSSLSMIGHIWHSWRENRALEIVDSSIRESCPFDKVLRCIQIGLLCVQENVTDRPMMSTIILMLNCEITLPSPKQPAFNFRKS from the exons ATGGATTCGCAAAAGTTATTTTTGCAAACTTTTCTTCTAGTCCTCAGTTTCACATTTTCTTCTTCCCTAGACACCATAACTGTAAACCAACCAATTGAAGATGGGAACCTATTAATCTCTAATGAAAATAAGTTTGCTTTAGGATTTTTTAGCCCCAGAAATTCCAAGTATAGATATCTTGGTATCTGGTACCACAATGTCCCACAGCAAACTGTTGTTTGGGTAGCAAATAGGAATCATCCAATCAATGGTTCTTCAGGAATTCTATCAGTTGATAAGCTTGGGAATCTCATTCTTTATAGCAATCATAACCAGAAAGTTCCAGTATGGTATACAAGCGTCTCAGTTGAAGTGAGAGGAACTTGTGTAGCTCAGCTTCTAGATTCAGGAAACTTGATTTTGATCCAAGTAAGTAGTAAAAAAGTTATATGGCAAAGCTTTGATCATCCAACAGACACTGTGCTACCAGGAATGAAATTGGGTGTGAATCAAAATACAGGTATGTTCTGGTTTTTAACATCTTGGAGATCACCAGAAGACCCTGGAATTGGAAACTTCTCAGTTAAGGTAAACACGATAGGAACACCACAATTCTTTCTTTACAGGGGTACAGTCTATTATTGGCGAACCACTATGTGGCCAATGACATCTTATGGAGATGTGTGGACCTATAGCGTTATCAACAATCAAGATGAGATTTACATGGCTTACACTCTAACTGATGCTTCTATTATCTTCAGAATAGTATTGGACTATTCAGGAGTTATCAAGAAACTAGTATGGCACGAAAAGATTGGAAAATGGAAGGAATTCTG GAAACAACAAGATTCTTCCTCAATATGTGGCCATAGGGAAGGATTTATCAAAGTGGCGCATGTTAAACTACCTGATACTTCAGCAGCAGTTTGGGAGGGCACGAATATGAGTCCTATGGACTGTGAAAAAGAATGCAGGAGGAATTGTTCGTGTTCAGCGTATGCGAGCATAGATATTGCTGGGGAAGGGACTGGTTGCTTAAGATGGTATGGCGAATTAATGGACACTGTAAATAATATGAAAGATGGATATGATATTAATGTTCGTGTAGGTGCACTTGAATTAG AGATTGCGCAAAAATCAAGTGGTTTTCCAGATGGCGAGGATACATTGgctgttttaattgtttttgctATTTCAGCTTGGTTTATCATcattttctttgcatgtttatggctaaagaagaagaagaagataaaagGGG CGAGGAACCAATGGAATGAAAGATTGCTTGATGCAATTGGTGATGCATGCTACAAGAATACCTTGTTGAGAAATGACGTTGAAGGTAGCATGAATCCTTCGGCCATTGCATTTTTTAATCTCCATACAATGCTTGTTGCAACCAACAACTTTTCTCAAGCTAATAAACTTGGAGAAGGTGGTTTTGGCTTGGTTTATAAG gGAGAACTCTCTAATGGACAAGAGATCGCTGTAAAAAGGCTATCCAAAAATTCAGATAAAGGAATAGAAGAATTTAAAACTGAGCTTATGTTgattgcaaagcttcaacataagAATTTGGTGAAACTCCTAGGATGTTGCATTCAAGGAGAAGAAGTGATGCTAGTTTATGAATACTTGCCAAACAAAAGTTTGGACTTGTTTCTTTTTG aTGCAACTAAAAGTGTTGTCCTAGATTGGAGAAAACGCTTTGATGTTATTGTTGGAATTGCTCGTGGGATCTTATACCTTCACCAAGATTCCAGGCTGAGTATTGTTCACAGAGACTTAAAAACTAGTAACATTCTATTGGATGCGGAAATGAATccaaaaatttcagattttggcCTAGCTCGAATATTCAAAAGTGACCAAATTCAGGATAAGACAGAAAGAATCGTTGGAACATT TGGTTATATGTCACCAGAATATGTGGTATTTGGAAAGTTTTCAGCAAAGTCTGACATCTTTAGTTTTGGGATCATATTATTTGAGATCATTACAGGGAGGAAAAATAATAGCTATTGCCAAGAGAGTTCTTCCCTAAGCATGATTGGACAT ATATGGCATTCATGGAGAGAAAATAGAGCATTGGAGATAGTGGATTCCTCTATAAGGGAGTCATGTCCTTTTGATAAAGTATTGAGATGCATTCAAATTGGACTCCTATGTGTGCAAGAAAATGTAACAGACAGACCAATGATGTCGACTATCATTTTAATGTTGAATTGTGAAATTACTCTTCCTTCTCCAAAACAACCTGCATTCAATTTTAGGAAGTCATGA
- the LOC110617184 gene encoding G-type lectin S-receptor-like serine/threonine-protein kinase At1g11410 isoform X4, with protein MDSQKLFLQTFLLVLSFTFSSSLDTITVNQPIEDGNLLISNENKFALGFFSPRNSKYRYLGIWYHNVPQQTVVWVANRNHPINGSSGILSVDKLGNLILYSNHNQKVPVWYTSVSVEVRGTCVAQLLDSGNLILIQVSSKKVIWQSFDHPTDTVLPGMKLGVNQNTGMFWFLTSWRSPEDPGIGNFSVKVNTIGTPQFFLYRGTVYYWRTTMWPMTSYGDVWTYSVINNQDEIYMAYTLTDASIIFRIVLDYSGVIKKLVWHEKIGKWKEFWSVPSSVCDIYGHCGTYGICYPNFVGKFECDCLPGYEPNSLRDWNILRDASGGCIRKQQDSSSICGHREGFIKVAHVKLPDTSAAVWEGTNMSPMDCEKECRRNCSCSAYASIDIAGEGTGCLRWYGELMDTVNNMKDGYDINVRVGALELEIAQKSSGFPDGEDTLAVLIVFAISAWFIIIFFACLWLKKKKKIKGARNQWNERLLDAIGDACYKNTLLRNDVEGSMNPSAIAFFNLHTMLVATNNFSQANKLGEGGFGLVYKGELSNGQEIAVKRLSKNSDKGIEEFKTELMLIAKLQHKNLVKLLGCCIQGEEVMLVYEYLPNKSLDLFLFDATKSVVLDWRKRFDVIVGIARGILYLHQDSRLSIVHRDLKTSNILLDAEMNPKISDFGLARIFKSDQIQDKTERIVGTLEEK; from the exons ATGGATTCGCAAAAGTTATTTTTGCAAACTTTTCTTCTAGTCCTCAGTTTCACATTTTCTTCTTCCCTAGACACCATAACTGTAAACCAACCAATTGAAGATGGGAACCTATTAATCTCTAATGAAAATAAGTTTGCTTTAGGATTTTTTAGCCCCAGAAATTCCAAGTATAGATATCTTGGTATCTGGTACCACAATGTCCCACAGCAAACTGTTGTTTGGGTAGCAAATAGGAATCATCCAATCAATGGTTCTTCAGGAATTCTATCAGTTGATAAGCTTGGGAATCTCATTCTTTATAGCAATCATAACCAGAAAGTTCCAGTATGGTATACAAGCGTCTCAGTTGAAGTGAGAGGAACTTGTGTAGCTCAGCTTCTAGATTCAGGAAACTTGATTTTGATCCAAGTAAGTAGTAAAAAAGTTATATGGCAAAGCTTTGATCATCCAACAGACACTGTGCTACCAGGAATGAAATTGGGTGTGAATCAAAATACAGGTATGTTCTGGTTTTTAACATCTTGGAGATCACCAGAAGACCCTGGAATTGGAAACTTCTCAGTTAAGGTAAACACGATAGGAACACCACAATTCTTTCTTTACAGGGGTACAGTCTATTATTGGCGAACCACTATGTGGCCAATGACATCTTATGGAGATGTGTGGACCTATAGCGTTATCAACAATCAAGATGAGATTTACATGGCTTACACTCTAACTGATGCTTCTATTATCTTCAGAATAGTATTGGACTATTCAGGAGTTATCAAGAAACTAGTATGGCACGAAAAGATTGGAAAATGGAAGGAATTCTGGTCTGTACCTAGTTCTGTGTGTGATATATATGGACATTGTGGTACCTATGGAATATGTTATCCTAATTTTGTTGGAAAATTTGAGTGTGATTGTTTACCAGGGTATGAACCCAACTCCCTGAGGGACTGGAATATTCTAAGAGATGCATCTGGTGGGTGTATCAGGAAACAACAAGATTCTTCCTCAATATGTGGCCATAGGGAAGGATTTATCAAAGTGGCGCATGTTAAACTACCTGATACTTCAGCAGCAGTTTGGGAGGGCACGAATATGAGTCCTATGGACTGTGAAAAAGAATGCAGGAGGAATTGTTCGTGTTCAGCGTATGCGAGCATAGATATTGCTGGGGAAGGGACTGGTTGCTTAAGATGGTATGGCGAATTAATGGACACTGTAAATAATATGAAAGATGGATATGATATTAATGTTCGTGTAGGTGCACTTGAATTAG AGATTGCGCAAAAATCAAGTGGTTTTCCAGATGGCGAGGATACATTGgctgttttaattgtttttgctATTTCAGCTTGGTTTATCATcattttctttgcatgtttatggctaaagaagaagaagaagataaaagGGG CGAGGAACCAATGGAATGAAAGATTGCTTGATGCAATTGGTGATGCATGCTACAAGAATACCTTGTTGAGAAATGACGTTGAAGGTAGCATGAATCCTTCGGCCATTGCATTTTTTAATCTCCATACAATGCTTGTTGCAACCAACAACTTTTCTCAAGCTAATAAACTTGGAGAAGGTGGTTTTGGCTTGGTTTATAAG gGAGAACTCTCTAATGGACAAGAGATCGCTGTAAAAAGGCTATCCAAAAATTCAGATAAAGGAATAGAAGAATTTAAAACTGAGCTTATGTTgattgcaaagcttcaacataagAATTTGGTGAAACTCCTAGGATGTTGCATTCAAGGAGAAGAAGTGATGCTAGTTTATGAATACTTGCCAAACAAAAGTTTGGACTTGTTTCTTTTTG aTGCAACTAAAAGTGTTGTCCTAGATTGGAGAAAACGCTTTGATGTTATTGTTGGAATTGCTCGTGGGATCTTATACCTTCACCAAGATTCCAGGCTGAGTATTGTTCACAGAGACTTAAAAACTAGTAACATTCTATTGGATGCGGAAATGAATccaaaaatttcagattttggcCTAGCTCGAATATTCAAAAGTGACCAAATTCAGGATAAGACAGAAAGAATCGTTGGAACATT GGAGGAAAAATAA
- the LOC110617184 gene encoding G-type lectin S-receptor-like serine/threonine-protein kinase RKS1 isoform X3 — protein sequence MDSQKLFLQTFLLVLSFTFSSSLDTITVNQPIEDGNLLISNENKFALGFFSPRNSKYRYLGIWYHNVPQQTVVWVANRNHPINGSSGILSVDKLGNLILYSNHNQKVPVWYTSVSVEVRGTCVAQLLDSGNLILIQVSSKKVIWQSFDHPTDTVLPGMKLGVNQNTGMFWFLTSWRSPEDPGIGNFSVKVNTIGTPQFFLYRGTVYYWRTTMWPMTSYGDVWTYSVINNQDEIYMAYTLTDASIIFRIVLDYSGVIKKLVWHEKIGKWKEFWSVPSSVCDIYGHCGTYGICYPNFVGKFECDCLPGYEPNSLRDWNILRDASGGCIRKQQDSSSICGHREGFIKVAHVKLPDTSAAVWEGTNMSPMDCEKECRRNCSCSAYASIDIAGEGTGCLRWYGELMDTVNNMKDGYDINVRVGALELEIAQKSSGFPDGEDTLAVLIVFAISAWFIIIFFACLWLKKKKKIKGARNQWNERLLDAIGDACYKNTLLRNDVEGSMNPSAIAFFNLHTMLVATNNFSQANKLGEGGFGLVYKGELSNGQEIAVKRLSKNSDKGIEEFKTELMLIAKLQHKNLVKLLGCCIQGEEVMLVYEYLPNKSLDLFLFGRKNNSYCQESSSLSMIGHIWHSWRENRALEIVDSSIRESCPFDKVLRCIQIGLLCVQENVTDRPMMSTIILMLNCEITLPSPKQPAFNFRKS from the exons ATGGATTCGCAAAAGTTATTTTTGCAAACTTTTCTTCTAGTCCTCAGTTTCACATTTTCTTCTTCCCTAGACACCATAACTGTAAACCAACCAATTGAAGATGGGAACCTATTAATCTCTAATGAAAATAAGTTTGCTTTAGGATTTTTTAGCCCCAGAAATTCCAAGTATAGATATCTTGGTATCTGGTACCACAATGTCCCACAGCAAACTGTTGTTTGGGTAGCAAATAGGAATCATCCAATCAATGGTTCTTCAGGAATTCTATCAGTTGATAAGCTTGGGAATCTCATTCTTTATAGCAATCATAACCAGAAAGTTCCAGTATGGTATACAAGCGTCTCAGTTGAAGTGAGAGGAACTTGTGTAGCTCAGCTTCTAGATTCAGGAAACTTGATTTTGATCCAAGTAAGTAGTAAAAAAGTTATATGGCAAAGCTTTGATCATCCAACAGACACTGTGCTACCAGGAATGAAATTGGGTGTGAATCAAAATACAGGTATGTTCTGGTTTTTAACATCTTGGAGATCACCAGAAGACCCTGGAATTGGAAACTTCTCAGTTAAGGTAAACACGATAGGAACACCACAATTCTTTCTTTACAGGGGTACAGTCTATTATTGGCGAACCACTATGTGGCCAATGACATCTTATGGAGATGTGTGGACCTATAGCGTTATCAACAATCAAGATGAGATTTACATGGCTTACACTCTAACTGATGCTTCTATTATCTTCAGAATAGTATTGGACTATTCAGGAGTTATCAAGAAACTAGTATGGCACGAAAAGATTGGAAAATGGAAGGAATTCTGGTCTGTACCTAGTTCTGTGTGTGATATATATGGACATTGTGGTACCTATGGAATATGTTATCCTAATTTTGTTGGAAAATTTGAGTGTGATTGTTTACCAGGGTATGAACCCAACTCCCTGAGGGACTGGAATATTCTAAGAGATGCATCTGGTGGGTGTATCAGGAAACAACAAGATTCTTCCTCAATATGTGGCCATAGGGAAGGATTTATCAAAGTGGCGCATGTTAAACTACCTGATACTTCAGCAGCAGTTTGGGAGGGCACGAATATGAGTCCTATGGACTGTGAAAAAGAATGCAGGAGGAATTGTTCGTGTTCAGCGTATGCGAGCATAGATATTGCTGGGGAAGGGACTGGTTGCTTAAGATGGTATGGCGAATTAATGGACACTGTAAATAATATGAAAGATGGATATGATATTAATGTTCGTGTAGGTGCACTTGAATTAG AGATTGCGCAAAAATCAAGTGGTTTTCCAGATGGCGAGGATACATTGgctgttttaattgtttttgctATTTCAGCTTGGTTTATCATcattttctttgcatgtttatggctaaagaagaagaagaagataaaagGGG CGAGGAACCAATGGAATGAAAGATTGCTTGATGCAATTGGTGATGCATGCTACAAGAATACCTTGTTGAGAAATGACGTTGAAGGTAGCATGAATCCTTCGGCCATTGCATTTTTTAATCTCCATACAATGCTTGTTGCAACCAACAACTTTTCTCAAGCTAATAAACTTGGAGAAGGTGGTTTTGGCTTGGTTTATAAG gGAGAACTCTCTAATGGACAAGAGATCGCTGTAAAAAGGCTATCCAAAAATTCAGATAAAGGAATAGAAGAATTTAAAACTGAGCTTATGTTgattgcaaagcttcaacataagAATTTGGTGAAACTCCTAGGATGTTGCATTCAAGGAGAAGAAGTGATGCTAGTTTATGAATACTTGCCAAACAAAAGTTTGGACTTGTTTCTTTTTG GGAGGAAAAATAATAGCTATTGCCAAGAGAGTTCTTCCCTAAGCATGATTGGACAT ATATGGCATTCATGGAGAGAAAATAGAGCATTGGAGATAGTGGATTCCTCTATAAGGGAGTCATGTCCTTTTGATAAAGTATTGAGATGCATTCAAATTGGACTCCTATGTGTGCAAGAAAATGTAACAGACAGACCAATGATGTCGACTATCATTTTAATGTTGAATTGTGAAATTACTCTTCCTTCTCCAAAACAACCTGCATTCAATTTTAGGAAGTCATGA